One stretch of Corynebacterium callunae DSM 20147 DNA includes these proteins:
- a CDS encoding DUF3500 domain-containing protein, producing the protein MATTLAASSLGLSGCAPQQGETPTVSEQPSKVASVMQTASQEASTSTSFEATPGQETSLTARGFLGYLNEEQRAALLGSGLDINSLSRAQQVTALRVLESVFNEDAYRILAGVIDHVAQEPTEDVSQHHFLRFSQEPATDQTWQLSLEGPVAGVEATFFPDGQITFQSGHIELSAADIAEVAADVDVPFKNSRIHDSALAFFNSLTEDQRAALQTDSTSENAGLKGSELSTEQQQLLISITSNWVELADPKAKSQQKEEIAETIDETYFSWSSQGPDGMQFRISGPEVYIQYQESRPAEADPAVPGTPEIHSEFRDPNPNES; encoded by the coding sequence TTGGCAACCACTCTTGCAGCCAGCAGCTTAGGCTTAAGTGGATGTGCACCTCAGCAAGGTGAAACTCCTACAGTTTCTGAACAGCCATCCAAAGTCGCCTCTGTGATGCAAACCGCATCCCAAGAGGCGTCGACAAGCACCTCTTTTGAGGCCACCCCCGGGCAAGAAACCTCGCTGACTGCCCGTGGTTTTTTGGGCTACCTCAATGAAGAGCAGCGCGCGGCGTTGCTCGGCTCCGGTCTAGATATCAATAGCTTAAGTCGTGCCCAGCAGGTTACAGCACTGCGGGTGTTGGAATCGGTGTTTAATGAGGATGCTTATCGGATTTTGGCCGGCGTGATTGATCATGTTGCCCAAGAACCCACCGAAGATGTCTCTCAGCACCACTTCCTGCGTTTTTCCCAAGAACCAGCTACTGATCAAACTTGGCAGCTCAGCCTAGAAGGTCCAGTAGCGGGTGTGGAGGCAACATTTTTCCCTGATGGCCAAATCACTTTCCAATCCGGACATATTGAGCTCAGCGCAGCAGATATTGCTGAGGTTGCAGCAGATGTAGATGTGCCTTTTAAGAATTCTCGGATTCATGATTCCGCACTTGCGTTTTTTAATAGCCTCACCGAGGACCAGCGCGCTGCATTGCAAACGGATTCTACTTCCGAAAATGCCGGACTCAAAGGCTCGGAACTGAGCACTGAACAGCAACAATTGCTTATTTCTATCACCAGCAATTGGGTGGAATTGGCTGATCCTAAGGCTAAATCTCAGCAGAAGGAAGAGATCGCCGAGACTATCGACGAAACTTATTTCTCGTGGAGTTCCCAAGGACCAGACGGTATGCAATTCCGCATTAGTGGCCCTGAGGTTTATATCCAATATCAGGAGAGCAGGCCTGCGGAGGCAGATCCAGCAGTTCCTGGTACCCCGGAAATTCATTCCGAATTCCGCGACCCCAATCCGAATGAATCCTAA